A region from the Candidatus Thiothrix putei genome encodes:
- the serC gene encoding 3-phosphoserine/phosphohydroxythreonine transaminase: MKRVFNFSAGPAMLPQSVLEQAQAEMLDWNGSGMSVMEMSHRGKEYMSIAAEAEADLREIMGIPANYKVLFLQGGASSQFAMIPQNLLRGKGTADYVDTGDWSAKAIKEAKRYGNVNVVASTKAGNYTSVPAFESWTCDANAAYLHYTPNETIRGVEFAWIPETGDVPLVADMSSTILSRPLDVSKFGLIYAGAQKNIGPAGLTIVIVRDDLIGETLPGTPTMFDYKIHADNESMYNTPATYSWYLSGLVFKWIKQQGGLAGMAALNERKAQKLYTAIEASGGFYNSPVAADCRSWMNVPFTLANADLDKAFLSEAAQQGLTTLKGHRSVGGMRASIYNAMPEAGVDTLVSFMQDFAKKNG; encoded by the coding sequence ATGAAAAGAGTATTCAATTTCAGCGCAGGCCCTGCCATGTTGCCGCAATCTGTCCTTGAACAAGCCCAAGCCGAAATGCTGGACTGGAACGGGAGTGGCATGTCGGTGATGGAAATGAGTCACCGTGGCAAGGAATACATGTCCATCGCTGCCGAAGCCGAAGCGGATTTGCGCGAAATCATGGGTATTCCGGCCAACTATAAAGTGTTGTTTTTGCAAGGTGGCGCAAGCAGCCAGTTCGCGATGATTCCGCAAAACCTATTGCGCGGCAAAGGCACGGCGGATTACGTGGATACCGGTGATTGGTCAGCCAAGGCGATCAAGGAAGCCAAGCGTTATGGCAATGTTAATGTGGTTGCTTCTACCAAAGCGGGCAATTACACCAGCGTTCCGGCGTTTGAGTCGTGGACGTGCGATGCCAATGCGGCTTATTTGCACTACACACCGAACGAAACTATCCGTGGGGTGGAATTTGCGTGGATTCCTGAAACAGGTGATGTGCCGTTGGTGGCGGATATGTCGTCCACCATCCTCTCGCGTCCGCTGGATGTCAGCAAATTCGGCCTGATTTATGCCGGTGCGCAGAAAAACATTGGTCCTGCGGGTCTGACTATCGTCATTGTGCGTGATGACTTGATTGGCGAAACCTTGCCCGGTACGCCGACCATGTTTGATTACAAAATCCACGCGGATAACGAATCCATGTACAACACGCCAGCCACCTATAGCTGGTATTTGTCCGGTTTGGTGTTCAAGTGGATCAAGCAGCAAGGCGGCTTGGCAGGCATGGCTGCCCTCAACGAACGTAAAGCGCAAAAGCTCTACACCGCGATTGAAGCCTCTGGCGGTTTCTACAATAGCCCTGTGGCGGCGGATTGCCGTTCGTGGATGAATGTCCCGTTCACGTTGGCAAATGCTGATCTCGACAAAGCGTTCCTTAGTGAAGCGGCGCAACAGGGTTTAACCACCTTGAAAGGCCATCGTTCCGTCGGCGGGATGCGTGCCAGCATTTACAACGCCATGCCAGAAGCGGGCGTCGATACGCTGGTCAGCTTTATGCAAGACTTTGCGAAGAAGAACGGGTAA
- a CDS encoding phosphoglycerate dehydrogenase, translating to MYKIQTLNAISSKGLNRLPAERYSVSDNAADADAILLRSFKLHDYAFSDNLLAVGRAGSGTNNVPVQKLSERGVVVFNAPGANANAVKELVLAGMLMGCRNIAPAMDFVRGLQGTDAEMSVAVEAGKKKFGGFELPGRTLGVIGLGAIGVKIANAARHLGMNVIGYDPTITIERAWQLDSDVEAAPNLDTLLAQSDFITFHVPLIDSTRNLVNADSLQKLKDGVVLLNFARDGIVDERAVLAGLESGKVYAYVCDFPSNALRTNSRVITLPHLGASTREAEENCAIMVADQVRDYLENGNICNSVNLPNVKLRRTGLARIALVNQNNPDMLGKISHVLGQAGVNIAHMMNDSKGNMAYTLMDVDSVVNEDTRVALAAIPGVLKVRLL from the coding sequence ATGTACAAGATTCAAACCCTCAACGCCATTTCCTCCAAAGGCTTGAACCGCCTCCCCGCTGAGCGTTACAGCGTTTCCGACAATGCCGCTGATGCTGATGCCATCCTCCTCCGCTCTTTCAAACTCCACGACTACGCTTTTTCCGACAACTTATTAGCAGTAGGGCGTGCCGGTTCTGGCACGAATAACGTCCCCGTACAGAAATTGTCTGAGCGTGGCGTGGTGGTATTCAATGCCCCCGGAGCCAATGCCAACGCCGTCAAAGAACTGGTACTCGCTGGCATGTTAATGGGATGCCGCAACATTGCCCCAGCAATGGATTTTGTGCGCGGTTTGCAAGGCACGGACGCTGAAATGAGTGTTGCCGTTGAAGCAGGCAAGAAAAAATTCGGCGGCTTTGAACTACCGGGCAGGACATTAGGCGTCATTGGTTTAGGTGCAATCGGCGTGAAAATCGCCAATGCTGCCCGCCATTTAGGCATGAACGTGATCGGCTATGACCCGACCATTACCATCGAACGTGCTTGGCAACTCGATTCCGACGTGGAAGCCGCACCGAATCTCGATACGCTGCTGGCACAGTCCGACTTCATCACCTTCCACGTGCCGCTGATCGACAGCACCCGTAACCTGGTCAATGCTGACAGCCTGCAAAAGCTCAAAGACGGCGTAGTGCTGCTCAATTTCGCCCGCGACGGTATTGTGGATGAGCGTGCAGTATTGGCAGGCTTGGAAAGCGGCAAGGTCTACGCCTATGTGTGTGACTTCCCCAGCAATGCCCTGCGCACCAACTCGCGTGTGATTACCTTGCCGCACTTGGGCGCTTCCACCCGTGAAGCAGAGGAAAATTGTGCCATCATGGTGGCTGATCAGGTGCGTGATTACCTCGAAAACGGTAATATCTGCAATTCCGTCAATCTGCCGAACGTGAAATTGCGCCGCACAGGGCTGGCTCGCATTGCGTTGGTAAACCAGAATAACCCGGATATGCTGGGTAAAATTTCCCATGTTCTGGGGCAGGCTGGCGTGAATATCGCCCACATGATGAACGATTCCAAAGGCAATATGGCCTACACGCTGATGGACGTGGATTCGGTGGTGAATGAAGATACACGGGTAGCCTTGGCGGCTATCCCCGGCGTTTTGAAGGTAAGGTTATTATGA
- the pheA gene encoding prephenate dehydratase: protein MSERLAALRERIDALDTQMLALLNERARCAEEVAHTKLAEDPNAKFYRPEREAQILTRMQSLNAGPLRNEQVTHLFREIIASCLALEESMRIAYLGPAGTFTQEATFKHFGMNVGTLPVDSIGQVFREVEAGRVRYGVVPIENSTEGVITHTLDMFMQSNLRICGEISLRIHQNLMCRHENWQGVQKVYAHAQSLAQCRYWLDKHLPHVERIPVSSNAEAARLVASDDTAAALGSRQAAPIYGLQIVQDSIEDNANNTTRFLVIGDQMVGASGNDRTSLLVSTRNRPGSLYHLLKPLAENGVDMTRIESRPSRTTNWEYFFFLDVRGHEHDKAIHNALENLRQDAEIVRVLGSYPIAIM from the coding sequence ATGAGTGAAAGGCTTGCCGCCTTGCGTGAACGTATTGATGCGCTCGACACCCAAATGCTGGCGTTGTTGAATGAACGCGCCCGCTGTGCCGAAGAAGTCGCGCACACGAAATTGGCGGAAGACCCGAACGCGAAATTCTACCGCCCGGAACGTGAGGCGCAAATCCTCACGCGGATGCAGTCGTTGAATGCAGGCCCGTTGCGCAATGAGCAAGTGACGCACTTGTTCCGCGAAATCATTGCCTCTTGCCTTGCGCTGGAAGAGTCGATGCGCATTGCGTATTTGGGGCCTGCGGGAACCTTCACCCAAGAAGCCACCTTCAAGCATTTTGGGATGAATGTTGGCACCTTGCCAGTGGATTCGATTGGGCAAGTGTTCCGCGAAGTGGAGGCGGGCAGGGTGCGTTACGGGGTTGTGCCGATTGAAAATTCCACCGAAGGCGTGATTACGCACACGTTGGATATGTTTATGCAGTCGAATTTGCGGATTTGCGGGGAAATTTCTTTGCGCATCCACCAGAATTTGATGTGTCGCCATGAAAACTGGCAAGGCGTGCAAAAGGTGTATGCACACGCGCAATCGTTGGCGCAATGCCGTTATTGGCTGGATAAACATTTACCGCATGTCGAACGCATTCCGGTCAGCAGCAATGCGGAAGCGGCACGCTTGGTTGCTAGCGATGATACTGCGGCGGCATTGGGTAGTCGTCAGGCTGCACCGATTTACGGTTTGCAAATCGTTCAAGATAGTATTGAAGACAATGCTAATAACACGACACGCTTTTTGGTGATTGGTGATCAGATGGTGGGCGCGAGTGGCAATGACCGCACGTCGTTGCTGGTATCGACGCGCAATCGTCCCGGTTCGTTGTACCACTTGTTGAAGCCACTGGCAGAAAATGGCGTGGATATGACTCGGATTGAGTCGCGTCCTTCACGTACCACCAATTGGGAATACTTTTTCTTCCTGGATGTACGCGGGCATGAACACGATAAAGCCATTCACAATGCACTGGAAAACTTGCGCCAAGATGCTGAGATTGTGCGTGTTCTTGGTTCTTACCCGATTGCGATTATGTAG
- a CDS encoding Crp/Fnr family transcriptional regulator — MESQIGNKQAEKCSLDEFALFAELGGKFSDALKSVASETLEYMAAETIYAAGVSAQHFYILHDGYVKLFKTTSNGKDQIIRIVKAGEIFGFDGFVDIRYNHSAVPLKYATVCRVPVEQLSVLGESRAEVERLIMMHCIKELQHADERLLELGAKRSQEKLASFLLAWCNTTPVGEWTPLVLSRLDIAQLLGLTIETVSRLFAQWKREGVVIERHQALQIVDSQKLALVAHSHK, encoded by the coding sequence ATGGAATCTCAGATCGGCAATAAGCAAGCGGAAAAATGCTCTTTAGATGAATTTGCGCTCTTTGCTGAGTTAGGGGGTAAGTTCAGTGATGCCTTAAAAAGTGTCGCCAGTGAAACGTTAGAATACATGGCAGCAGAAACTATTTACGCTGCGGGTGTGAGTGCCCAGCATTTTTATATCTTGCACGATGGTTATGTTAAGCTGTTTAAAACCACTTCTAACGGTAAAGATCAGATTATTCGGATTGTCAAGGCAGGTGAAATTTTTGGCTTCGATGGTTTTGTGGATATTCGTTATAACCACAGTGCCGTACCGCTAAAGTATGCAACGGTATGCCGTGTTCCTGTGGAACAATTGAGTGTATTGGGTGAGTCGCGTGCAGAAGTTGAACGTCTCATCATGATGCATTGTATCAAAGAGTTGCAACATGCTGATGAGCGTTTGCTGGAGTTGGGAGCAAAACGTTCCCAGGAAAAATTGGCCTCTTTCTTGCTGGCATGGTGTAACACGACTCCAGTAGGCGAGTGGACGCCGTTGGTGTTGTCCCGTTTGGATATTGCTCAGTTGTTGGGGTTAACCATTGAGACAGTCAGCCGATTATTTGCCCAATGGAAGCGGGAAGGGGTGGTGATTGAAAGACATCAAGCACTTCAGATTGTTGATTCGCAAAAGCTCGCGTTGGTTGCGCATAGCCATAAGTAA
- a CDS encoding iron-containing alcohol dehydrogenase codes for MPVLQNIFPFSIARLPRIEFGAGAIRKLPSIAAQYGKRLLIITGANSFTNSAAAATLFDDLQRAGFTWEICRVTQEPSPQWVDATLVAYTAGQFEVVIGIGGGSPLDAAKAVAGLLKPGNSVMDHLEGVGLELPYQGTSTPFIAVPTTAGTGSEATKNAVLSVQGEHGFKKSLRDDKLVAEYAIIDPDLLVTCPPAQIAANGMDAFTQLMEAYVSIRANPLTDALALSGMEAVRDSLLAFYADPTDSEARSKMAYASLLSGICLAQTGLGSVHGVVAPLGAFHAIGHGVGCGMLVLEATRLNIDLMEAREPENPALAKYTAIGKLLRGRSHVDPVGARVFLIHTLTAWVQQLKLPRLTNFGVTAADIPKIVAHSRGSSMKTNPIELMDADIAHLIQVCL; via the coding sequence ATGCCGGTGCTACAGAATATTTTCCCTTTTTCGATTGCGCGTCTGCCACGAATTGAGTTCGGTGCTGGCGCTATCCGCAAATTGCCCAGCATTGCTGCCCAATACGGTAAGCGTTTGTTGATTATCACTGGGGCTAATTCATTCACAAACTCTGCCGCTGCTGCTACTTTATTTGATGACTTACAACGCGCTGGGTTTACGTGGGAAATCTGCCGAGTGACGCAAGAGCCTTCCCCGCAATGGGTTGATGCCACGTTGGTGGCATATACCGCAGGGCAGTTTGAAGTGGTGATCGGTATTGGCGGTGGTAGCCCTTTGGATGCAGCTAAAGCTGTCGCTGGATTGCTCAAGCCGGGTAATTCTGTCATGGATCATTTGGAAGGTGTTGGTCTTGAACTGCCTTATCAAGGCACATCCACTCCCTTCATTGCGGTGCCGACTACGGCTGGCACGGGGTCAGAAGCGACTAAAAATGCGGTGCTTTCGGTGCAGGGCGAACACGGTTTTAAGAAATCGCTTCGTGACGATAAGCTGGTGGCTGAATACGCCATCATTGACCCAGATTTGCTTGTCACCTGTCCTCCTGCACAAATTGCTGCCAATGGGATGGATGCTTTTACCCAGTTGATGGAAGCCTACGTTTCCATCCGCGCTAACCCACTAACGGATGCCTTGGCGTTATCAGGAATGGAAGCAGTGCGTGATAGCTTGCTGGCTTTCTATGCTGATCCGACCGATAGTGAGGCGCGTAGCAAAATGGCTTACGCTTCGCTGTTGTCGGGTATTTGTCTGGCACAAACCGGGTTGGGTTCAGTGCATGGCGTGGTTGCCCCCTTAGGTGCTTTTCACGCTATCGGACACGGCGTGGGTTGTGGCATGTTGGTTTTAGAAGCAACCCGTCTGAATATCGACCTGATGGAAGCCCGTGAACCAGAGAATCCAGCGTTGGCAAAATACACGGCTATCGGCAAGCTTTTGCGAGGACGTAGCCATGTTGATCCCGTCGGTGCACGAGTATTCTTGATCCATACCTTGACGGCGTGGGTGCAACAACTGAAGTTGCCGCGTTTGACAAATTTCGGTGTTACCGCCGCTGATATTCCAAAAATTGTTGCGCATTCACGGGGTTCGAGCATGAAAACCAACCCGATTGAGTTGATGGATGCTGATATTGCCCACTTGATTCAAGTTTGTCTGTGA
- a CDS encoding uracil-DNA glycosylase family protein encodes MSAICRCFPGKQPQGGDRVPSGEEVANCSRWLMAEIRLLRPQLIILIGKLAISQFMDAKKLDEVVGKCHRTLIEGREVDLLPLPHPSGLSTWPRMEPGKTLLQDALQALAAHPAWIRLLDTESR; translated from the coding sequence GTGTCAGCCATTTGCCGTTGTTTTCCGGGTAAACAGCCGCAGGGTGGTGACCGTGTACCTTCGGGTGAGGAGGTAGCGAATTGTTCACGCTGGTTAATGGCAGAAATTCGGCTATTGCGCCCACAACTGATTATTTTGATTGGAAAACTAGCAATCAGCCAGTTCATGGATGCCAAGAAGCTGGATGAGGTGGTGGGGAAGTGTCATCGTACCTTGATTGAGGGACGTGAAGTAGATTTGCTGCCGCTGCCGCATCCTTCTGGTTTATCTACATGGCCTCGAATGGAGCCTGGCAAAACCTTATTGCAGGACGCGCTGCAAGCACTGGCAGCCCATCCCGCTTGGATCCGTTTATTGGATACTGAAAGCCGATAG
- the bamB gene encoding outer membrane protein assembly factor BamB, giving the protein MKQITAALLVAVALSGCSTLSQMTSAVIPAKTENPPKALKDIKTTAAVRTVWQVSTGSGIGKDYVRIHPNVDENAVLVAGGRSASAWNKVNGGRIWQTTLDSDVTGGVNSGEGGVFLGTANGRAIALDRQTGKVRWSSPLGSEVLAVSPAKNGVVVFRTGNGGLHGLSAQDGQILWQQGRKSPTLSLRGTSTPIVVGGMVIAGFDNGAVTAFDMQSGKGLWEVTLSVPRGSSDLDRMTDVDGEMKALGEALFAASYNGRIAGINMRDGSVAWAAPYSSYTGVEADPNGLYTSSDTGDVWKLEPLSGNPVWKLDDLQRRQPTAPALFGQYLVIGDYQGYLHWINTSNGQIAARTQGDKAGYTVAPVKEGNAVYSLGKSGLLSAFSIQ; this is encoded by the coding sequence ATGAAACAAATTACCGCCGCCCTGCTAGTTGCTGTTGCCCTATCAGGTTGCAGTACTTTATCGCAAATGACTTCAGCGGTCATACCTGCCAAAACAGAAAACCCGCCTAAAGCCTTGAAAGACATCAAGACGACAGCAGCCGTGCGTACTGTATGGCAGGTCAGCACTGGCAGCGGGATAGGCAAAGACTACGTGCGCATCCATCCTAATGTCGATGAAAATGCCGTGCTGGTGGCAGGTGGGCGTTCAGCGAGCGCATGGAACAAAGTCAATGGCGGGCGTATCTGGCAAACCACTCTTGATAGCGATGTTACTGGCGGCGTCAACAGTGGTGAGGGTGGCGTTTTTCTCGGCACAGCCAATGGCCGTGCTATCGCCCTAGACCGTCAAACGGGTAAAGTACGCTGGTCATCCCCATTAGGCAGTGAAGTGCTTGCCGTTTCACCAGCAAAAAACGGTGTTGTGGTATTCCGTACCGGCAATGGTGGTTTGCACGGGTTATCTGCACAAGACGGGCAAATACTTTGGCAACAAGGACGCAAAAGCCCCACCTTATCGCTACGCGGTACCAGCACCCCAATTGTCGTCGGGGGTATGGTTATCGCTGGGTTTGATAACGGTGCAGTCACTGCTTTCGATATGCAAAGTGGCAAAGGCTTATGGGAAGTGACACTTTCTGTGCCACGCGGCAGCAGCGACCTTGATCGCATGACGGATGTAGACGGCGAAATGAAAGCACTTGGTGAAGCACTGTTTGCAGCCAGTTACAACGGGCGTATAGCTGGAATCAATATGCGTGATGGCAGTGTTGCATGGGCAGCGCCCTATTCCAGCTATACCGGCGTAGAGGCTGACCCCAATGGCCTTTACACCAGTAGCGATACAGGCGATGTGTGGAAACTAGAACCCCTCTCTGGCAATCCAGTATGGAAACTGGATGATTTACAACGTCGCCAACCCACCGCACCTGCGCTATTCGGTCAGTACCTTGTAATAGGTGATTACCAAGGCTATTTGCATTGGATCAACACTAGCAATGGTCAGATAGCCGCACGTACTCAAGGTGATAAAGCCGGTTACACTGTTGCCCCCGTAAAAGAGGGTAATGCCGTTTATAGTTTGGGTAAAAGCGGCTTACTATCGGCTTTCAGTATCCAATAA
- a CDS encoding tetratricopeptide repeat protein encodes MSDYKTDDEKVEELKAWWKENGTSVIAGIALAIGGLFGWQYWKDYQATTAAEASALYAKAEKASETSLEQAQTDIQTLQSSYASTPYAAIASMKAAQQYAEKGEYKPAATALRWVVDNSKEADFKHLANIRLARVLLSMKKVDEAQTLINQTYPEAYQALIEELKGDIYVAQNKLAEARAAYDKAMLSAAGSSGEIIKLKRDNLGEGT; translated from the coding sequence ATGTCTGATTACAAAACCGATGATGAAAAAGTCGAAGAACTCAAAGCATGGTGGAAAGAAAATGGCACATCTGTCATTGCAGGAATTGCCCTAGCCATTGGCGGTCTGTTTGGTTGGCAGTATTGGAAAGACTACCAAGCCACCACTGCGGCTGAAGCATCAGCATTGTACGCAAAAGCCGAAAAAGCCAGTGAAACCTCGTTAGAGCAAGCACAAACCGATATTCAAACTTTGCAAAGCAGTTACGCATCCACGCCGTATGCCGCGATTGCCAGCATGAAAGCAGCACAACAATACGCTGAAAAAGGTGAATACAAACCGGCAGCCACCGCATTACGCTGGGTCGTCGACAACAGCAAAGAAGCTGATTTCAAACACCTTGCCAACATTCGTCTTGCCCGTGTGCTACTTTCCATGAAAAAAGTGGACGAAGCACAAACACTGATTAACCAGACCTACCCTGAGGCTTATCAGGCATTGATCGAAGAGCTAAAAGGCGACATTTACGTTGCCCAAAACAAACTTGCTGAAGCACGTGCCGCTTATGACAAAGCGATGCTGAGTGCCGCTGGCAGTTCTGGCGAAATCATCAAGCTGAAACGTGACAACCTCGGCGAGGGAACGTAA
- the hisS gene encoding histidine--tRNA ligase encodes MSKNIQSIRGMNDILPDATPAWQYLENTARTLLNRYGYSEIRMPIVEQTDLFSRAVGEVTDIVEKEMYTFNDRNDDSLSLRPEGTAGCIRAGIQHGLLHNQQQRLWYIGPMFRHERPQKGRYRQFHQIGVEAFGMPGPDIDAELIAMTARLWKTLGVRNLRLELNTLGTQECRHAYRELLVEYFTAHQDKLDEDSKRRLYTNPLRILDTKNPDLKDIVAAAPSLHDHLDEVSREHFATLKSLLDSMGIAYEVNPRLVRGLDYYTHMVFEWVTDDLGAQSTVCAGGRYDGLVEQLGGKPTPGVGFGMGLERLILLLETQGIELPITAPDVYLIMAGKTAIQTGLGLAETLRDALPNLRLISNGGEGSFKTQMKRADKSNARFALILGENEVERGEIGLKPLRAEGEQINLPISQMAQQLAVFLENTQQH; translated from the coding sequence ATGAGCAAAAATATCCAATCTATCCGGGGAATGAATGACATTCTGCCGGATGCTACCCCCGCATGGCAGTACCTTGAAAACACCGCCCGCACCTTGCTCAACCGTTATGGTTACAGCGAAATCCGTATGCCCATCGTCGAGCAAACCGACCTGTTTTCACGCGCTGTGGGCGAAGTAACCGATATTGTCGAAAAAGAAATGTACACCTTTAACGACCGTAACGATGACAGCCTGAGTTTACGCCCGGAAGGTACCGCAGGTTGTATTCGCGCAGGCATTCAACACGGCCTGTTGCATAATCAGCAACAACGCCTATGGTATATCGGCCCCATGTTCCGCCACGAACGCCCACAAAAAGGCCGCTACCGCCAGTTTCATCAAATTGGCGTGGAAGCTTTCGGGATGCCGGGGCCAGACATCGACGCCGAACTGATTGCCATGACCGCACGATTGTGGAAAACCCTTGGTGTGCGTAATCTGCGGCTGGAATTGAACACACTAGGTACGCAAGAATGCCGTCATGCCTACCGTGAATTACTGGTGGAGTACTTTACCGCCCATCAGGATAAACTGGACGAAGATTCCAAACGCCGCCTATATACCAACCCTTTGCGCATTCTGGATACCAAAAATCCTGACTTGAAAGACATCGTAGCCGCCGCGCCCAGCCTGCACGACCATCTGGATGAGGTTTCCCGTGAACACTTTGCCACCCTGAAATCACTATTGGATAGCATGGGCATAGCCTACGAAGTCAACCCCCGTTTGGTACGTGGGTTGGATTACTACACCCACATGGTTTTTGAATGGGTCACCGATGATCTCGGCGCACAAAGTACCGTTTGTGCAGGCGGGCGTTACGATGGGCTAGTCGAACAACTTGGCGGCAAACCCACTCCCGGCGTTGGCTTCGGCATGGGGCTAGAACGCCTGATCTTATTGCTGGAAACACAAGGTATTGAACTACCAATCACTGCACCCGATGTTTACCTGATAATGGCAGGTAAAACCGCGATTCAAACAGGTTTAGGGCTGGCGGAGACTTTGCGAGATGCTTTACCAAACTTACGCCTGATCAGTAATGGTGGTGAAGGCAGTTTCAAAACACAAATGAAGCGTGCTGACAAATCCAATGCCCGTTTTGCACTGATTCTGGGTGAAAATGAGGTGGAACGCGGTGAAATCGGTCTCAAACCCTTGCGTGCCGAGGGTGAGCAGATTAACCTCCCCATCAGTCAAATGGCACAACAACTCGCTGTTTTTCTCGAAAACACACAACAACACTAA
- a CDS encoding helix-turn-helix domain-containing protein gives MTETAHSVEERTSAAVQPGDLTALLVACREKAGLDIEQAAEELHLSTHIIKALEREDFAHLPEPPYVRGYLRGYSKLADIDAKELIRTYEALRGAKPDEIAHHFAPARPLNKVAQPMMSTSTLKFIGFGALVLLLGLFSMIPGVRDWANHTWSSFSAQTNPPDTQQRPPSAMEAYVAQKEAMEREKAATEQQAQQAATPSVPTPAPAPIPEVVATAPTEAKAAETTAVTPAPATTPATTAPNAAETPVTPPATTPTDTAATPTDATTPPIAGEVSIKMEFAEEVWMQIKGDDKKTLFESLNTAGNIKEFKATPPLNVKIGNAPGVKIFVNGQPFDLTTHTKGSVARFRVE, from the coding sequence GTGACAGAGACAGCCCACTCAGTCGAAGAAAGGACATCTGCTGCGGTGCAACCCGGCGACCTGACCGCCCTGCTCGTGGCTTGCCGCGAAAAAGCGGGACTTGACATCGAACAAGCAGCGGAAGAACTGCACCTGTCCACTCATATTATTAAAGCACTGGAACGGGAAGATTTCGCTCACCTGCCCGAACCGCCTTACGTTCGGGGCTATTTGCGCGGCTATTCCAAACTGGCAGACATTGACGCTAAAGAGCTGATTCGCACTTATGAAGCCCTGCGCGGTGCAAAGCCCGATGAAATTGCCCATCACTTTGCTCCCGCTAGACCGCTCAACAAAGTGGCACAGCCCATGATGTCAACCTCTACCCTGAAATTCATCGGGTTTGGGGCGTTAGTATTATTATTGGGATTATTTTCCATGATTCCGGGGGTGCGTGACTGGGCAAATCATACTTGGTCATCGTTTTCTGCACAAACCAATCCACCCGATACCCAACAACGCCCGCCATCTGCCATGGAAGCTTACGTCGCGCAAAAAGAAGCCATGGAACGTGAAAAAGCCGCTACCGAACAACAAGCTCAGCAAGCAGCAACACCCAGCGTTCCCACACCAGCGCCAGCACCTATTCCTGAAGTGGTAGCAACCGCGCCAACCGAGGCTAAAGCGGCTGAAACAACCGCCGTAACGCCTGCTCCTGCAACCACGCCTGCAACAACAGCACCCAACGCAGCGGAAACACCCGTCACACCACCGGCAACAACCCCGACCGATACCGCTGCAACGCCAACCGATGCCACCACGCCGCCCATTGCCGGTGAAGTCAGCATCAAAATGGAATTCGCCGAAGAAGTCTGGATGCAAATCAAAGGTGATGATAAAAAGACCTTGTTCGAGTCCCTCAACACGGCTGGCAACATTAAAGAATTCAAAGCCACACCACCGCTGAATGTCAAAATCGGTAATGCACCGGGCGTTAAGATTTTCGTCAATGGTCAACCCTTCGATTTGACCACACACACCAAAGGCAGCGTTGCCCGTTTCCGAGTCGAGTAA
- the pilW gene encoding type IV pilus biogenesis/stability protein PilW, with amino-acid sequence MLVSSMGGCSNTISSTDDKTGSYYTQLGIGYLQKGRLDLASINLEKALAQDSRSAPAHHYYALLQERLKDDAKANKHFRRALSLTPKDPDLLNNYGSHLCRTQQYAAAETAFLKALSDPLYKTPEFAYTNAGICTKKAGNVAAAETYFRQALEKNDRFSEALYQMARLHHEKGEPAKAEAFIYRYNEVAPATPDSLLLCYQVQTRLNETDKADACASTLREKFPDSSAASQID; translated from the coding sequence ATGTTAGTTAGCAGCATGGGTGGCTGCTCCAATACAATTTCCAGCACTGATGACAAAACAGGCAGTTATTACACCCAATTAGGCATCGGTTACTTGCAGAAAGGGCGTTTGGATTTAGCTAGCATTAATCTGGAAAAAGCCTTGGCGCAAGATTCACGCTCCGCACCGGCACACCATTATTATGCCTTGCTTCAAGAGCGCTTGAAGGATGATGCTAAGGCGAATAAGCACTTTCGCAGAGCACTCAGCCTTACGCCCAAAGACCCTGACTTACTGAATAACTACGGCTCACACCTGTGTCGCACGCAACAGTATGCCGCCGCCGAAACGGCTTTTCTCAAAGCACTTAGTGACCCGCTCTATAAAACGCCGGAATTTGCCTACACCAATGCAGGCATTTGCACCAAAAAAGCGGGCAATGTGGCAGCAGCAGAAACGTATTTCCGCCAAGCACTGGAAAAAAACGACCGTTTCTCGGAAGCGCTTTACCAGATGGCCAGATTGCACCATGAAAAAGGTGAGCCAGCCAAGGCAGAAGCATTTATTTACCGCTATAATGAAGTGGCACCGGCAACCCCGGACAGTTTGCTGCTGTGTTACCAAGTACAAACACGCTTGAATGAAACGGATAAAGCGGATGCCTGTGCCAGCACCTTGCGGGAAAAATTTCCTGATAGCAGCGCTGCCAGCCAAATTGATTGA